GCCAGGCTAAGTATTTGAAAATCAGTAATTAAAAACACCTGATTTTCTTCATTTTTTCAAGTTTTTTAGTTCAAAATATCCCTCTTTAAGAAATTCTCTAATATTGAACTAGCGTTAACTAACAAAAAAAACACCCCCAAAACTGAGGGTGCTTATTACGTTTCACCAAAATTTATTTATTCGACCTTATAACAATTCGTAGATTCCGGCTACGCCCTGGCCACCGCCCACACAGGCTGTCACCATACCGTATTTTTGATTACGGCGACGCATCTCGTTGAATAGTTGGACTGAGAGCCTAGCTCCGGTTGAGCCCAAAGCATGTCCTAGTGCAATCGCACCGCCATTGGGGTTTAGTTTCGCAGGGTCAATTCCCAGTTCTTTTACAACTGCCAATGATTGTGAAGCGAAAGCCTCGTTGAGTTCAATCTGATCAATATCAGCAAGTTTTAAGCCTGCTTGTGTCAGAGCCTTTGGCACCGCAAATACAGGTCCGATTCCCATCAAGCTAGGTTCGCAACCAGCTACTGCGTAGGCCATCATGCGTGCTATGGGGTTCAGTCCGAGTTCTTTCATTAATCTTTCTGACATCACAATTACAAAAGCAGCTCCGTCAGAAGTTTGCGATGAATTCCCTGCCGTAACACTTCCACCTGCTGAAAAAACAGGTTTCAGTTTAGCCAATGCCTCACGGCTGGTGTCGGCTCTGGGGCCTTCATCTTTGGCTACAGTATATTCACGAGTTTTCTTTTTTCCTGACTCGGCATCGAAATACGTTTCTTTTACTGTGATAGGGACTATTCCACTATCAAAGTACCCTTCTTTTTGAGCATTCAAAGCTTTTTGATGAGACTGATAAGCAAACTCATCTTGCTCCCCCCTTCCAATTTGATATTTTTGAGCTACATTTTCAGCGGTTAAGCCCATACCTACATAGTAGTCAGGGTTATTGCTGGCAATGTTGTAGTTCAGTGCCGTTTTAAAACCCGTAGTGGGTACCATCGACATGGATTCAGTACCTCCGGCAATGATACAATCCGCCATTCCAGCTGCTATTTTCCCTGCAGCCATGGCTATTGCCTCCACACCCGATCCACAATAGCGGTTGATGGTGATACCCGGTACAGTTTTTCCCAATGCTAAAAGCGAAATATATCTGGCCATCTGCATGCCTTGTTCGGCTTCAGGTACAGCATTGCCCACAATGATATCATCCACTCTGGTAGGGTCCAGGGAAGGCACTTTACTGAGTAAATGTTTTATGACTTCGGCGGCAAGGTCGTCAGGCCTGGTAAATCTAAAAACGCCTTTAGGGGCCTTTCCAACTGGTGAGCGATATCCGTCTATTATATATGCATTCATTTTTTTTACGCTAAAATAATTTGTTGAAAATAAATCAATTTCTTGGAGGTTTACCACCTGACAAAAGTCCCTGCATTCGCTCCATAGTTTTACGTTCGCCACAAAGCGATAGAAAAGCTTCTCTTTCCAGTTCCAGCAAATATTTCTCACTTACCAGCTGAGGATAACTCAGGTCACCACCACAAATTACATAGGCGAGTTTTTCAGCAATCAATGCATCATGGTCAGTAATGTAATTGGCCATCCGCATTGATTTTATGCCTGCTTTGAAAAGTGCTATTCCGGTTTTTCCCTGAACTTTCACATCAGTTCTGCGGGTTGGTTGGGTATAACCATTTTCAGCTAATTCTATAGCCGCTTGTTTGGCTTCTGCTATTAAACGGCTGCGGTTCAACACGATCTGATCCCGACCTGTTTTCATATAATTCATATCAAAAGCCTCTTTGGCTGAAGTCGAAACTTTTGCCTGAGCAATATTCATGAAGGCATTTTGAAGAATATTCAGCTCGGCATCACCCGGTTGATATATGTCTGATGCTCTCAGGGCCATTTCTTTGGTACCGCCACCGGCCGGGATCAGACCCACACCCAATTCTACCAAACCCATGTAGGTTTCGGCTGCAGCCACCACTTTGTCGGCATGGAGGTTCATTTCACATCCACCGCCCAGGGCTAGGGTATGCACTGCCGTCACAACAGGAATCGAGGAATAACGTGCCCGCATCATAGTTTCCTGAAACTGAGCAATCATGAGATCTATTTCATCATATTCCTGCTCTACCGCAAACATAAACAGCATGGCCAGATTGGCTCCTGCCGAGAATGCTTCCTGGCTATCGTTACCAATTACCAGACCTCTGAAATCTTTTTCAGCCAAAGCGAAACCTTTGTTGAGAGCCTCAATGGGTTCGGCACCCAGTGTGTTCATTTTTGACTGAAACTCAACTCCCAATATGCCATCGCCCAGGTCAAATATTGAGGCACCGGCGTTTTTCCAAACCACATTGGTTTTTCTGATATTATCCAAAATAATGAATGACTCAGTACCCGGAATGGTTTTATAGCTTTTAGAATTAATGTCATAATAAAGCTTTTTGCCGCTTTCGAGTTTATAAAAAGATTCACATCCAGCTGCCAACATTTCATAAACCCACTGAGCGGGCTTTTGATTTTCGGCTTCCATCATTTCAACAAATGCTTTCACACCTACGGCATCGGCAGTGGCAAAAAGACCAAGCTGCCAGCCAAACCCTGCACAAATAGCATCATCAACTTTATATAGTTCATCTGCTATTTCTGGAATACGCATGGTAGCATATTTGAAAGCATCGGCAAAAGTTTTTCTGTAAAATTGTCCGGCCTTATCGGTTCCTTTGAGTAAAACCGGAATTCTGCCCGCTACTGTATCAATACCTTTGGTGGTTTCGAGCGTGGCAAATTTCACTTTCTCAGCCGGGCGATAATCCAGGGTATTAAAGTCGATACCGAGTATTACAGTTTTACCGTTTTCGTCTTTGGTTTTTTTGTAAAAACCTTGTCCGGTTTTATCTCCCAACCATTTGTTATCATACAGTTTCTGCATGATGGCAGGCAATTTGAATGCCTCAATAGACTCATCATTTTGTAAGCCCGCTAGCAGGTTATTGCATACATTAACTGTTGTATCCAATCCAACTACATCAGAAAGCCGGAAAGAACCTGATTTTGGACGACCCACAATTGAGCCTGTCAATTTATCAACCTGCTCTATGGTCAAGCCCAGTTCTTCGGTAGCTCTGATGGTTTGTACCATGGCATAAATACCCAGACGGTTGGCAATAAATGCGGGAGTATCTTTACACAAAACCGTTTGTTTGCCTAGATACAAATCGCCATAACTCATCAGAAAATCAATGATTTCCGGATTGGTTTTAGGGCCGGGGATTATTTCCAGCAACCTCAGATACCTGGGAGGATTGAAAAAGTGTGTACCACAAAAATTTTGCTGAAAGTCCTCACTTCTACCTTCTGACATAAGATGAATAGGAATTCCCGAAGTATTAGAAGTAACCAAAGTACCCGGTTTGCGATGAGCTTCTACTTTGTCATAGATTAGTTTTTTTATTAGAAGCTTTTCGACCACAACTTCTATAATCCAATCCACCTCCTTGATTTTAGGCATGTCGTCGTCAAAGTTGCCAAGCTTAACTCTGGCCACCGAACTTTGATTATAAACCGGTGAAGGACTGGCTTTTACGGCTGCCTGAAACAGCTCATTTACGATGCGATTCCTTACCGCAGGATGGGTGTTGTCCAATCCTTTGGTTTTTTCGGCGTCATTGGGTTCGGCTGGTACCATGTCGAGCAAAAGCACCTCACAGCCAATATTGGCATAGTGAAGAGCTATTCGGCTACCCATAATTCCTGCCCCCAAAACGGCTACTTTTTTTATGGCTTTTTTCATAAAACCTATGTTCAATAAATTATTTTGATTTTCAAAAATAGTATGCAAGCATAACATTTGCAAATCTATACTTTCCCGAAATATTATGCAAGCTTACCATAAAAAATAAAAATTTTGGAACTAATGGAATGATAAAGTGATTATATTTGCATCACCGTTGCAATAAAATGTTAAAAAAAATCAGAAAACATACTCACTTATTACACAAAACCGGCATGTTTTTGTCGTTTTTGTGTTTGATTCATTGTCTTTCCATGCCTTTTATTGTTACATTACTACCTTTTGTAGCCAAAAACTTTATTAGTCATACAACAGAAGTAATTTTAATGGGCGGGAGTTTATTGATAGCGGTAAATTTGTTAATCAAAGATTACAAAATTCATCATAATAAAAAGCCGGTAGTTTTAATGATTATCGCAGCAATTCTACAATTTTCCGGTTTCTTTTTATTGCCTGAAAATTTTGAAACACCCTTTGTGGTTACAGGGTCATTACTGTTGGCTTGGGCATATGTGAGCAATTGGCAGATGCATCAAAAGTCTTGCAGTAAACCATTCACACTAATTTATTTTTTTTATAAAACTGCCTTATTTTCTGAAGAAAAATGTTGAAAAATTCTGTCAGAATAATAAACTATCTGATAGCTGCATTTTTTGAAAAATTAGTTTTAAATTTGCATTTCATTTTAAAATCGACAAAAAAGAGCTTAAATGGCCGGATTCTTTAGTTTTCTTACCAGTGATATTGCAATAGATTTGGGTACAGCAAATACCCTCATTATATATAAAGACCAGATAGTAGTTGATGAGCCTTCGATTATTGCTCTCGACAAAGTATCGGGTAAAGTGCTTGCTATTGGCCATAAGGCGATGCAAATGCACGAAAAAACCAATGAGAACATCAAAACCATCAGGCCACTAAAAGACGGAGTAATTGCCGATTTTACTGCAGCTGAGTTGATGATCAGAGGTTTGATAAAAATGATTCCTACGGGTCGAAATTTATTTTTCTCTCCTTCACACCGCATGGTTATTTGTATTCCTTCGGGTATTACTGAGGTTGAAAAACGTGCCGTGAAGGACTCTGCGGAGCATGCCGGAGCCAAAGAGGTATATATGGTTCATGAGCCTATTGCTGCTGCGATTGGAATTGGTATCGATATTGAACAACCCAATGGCTCAATGATTGTCGATATTGGTGGGGGTACCACTGAGATTGCAGTTATTGCCCTTTCGGGTATTGTTTGTGAATCTTCAGTTCGTATCGCCGGTGACTTGTTTACCCGTGATATAGTTGATTATATGCGTCGTGAGCATAACCTTTTGATAGGTGAGCGTTCGGCAGAGTTCATCAAGATTCAGGTAGGTTCAGCATTGCCTGATCTTGAAAACCCGCCTGCAGATATCGAAATCAGAGGACGTGATTTGATGACTGGTATTCCAAAAGAAATAAAAGTAACCTACAGTGAAATTGCGTATGCTCTTGATAAGTCGATTTCGAAGATCGAAGAAGCCATAATGAGAGCGTTGGAAATGTCGCCACCAGAACTTTCCGCCGATATTTACGAAAACGGAATTTACCTATCAGGCGGTGGTGCTTTGCTTCATGGACTTGACAAAAGGTTGGAGGTTAAAACCAAGTTGCCGATTCACGTTGCCGACGATCCACTTAAAGCTGTGGTAAGAGGAACAGGAGAAGTGCTGAAAAATATTGGCAAATATCAAGCTGTTTTGGTTCAGTAATATACTTAAAGTCAGTAAATTAGGTATCCGCATTTAAGCAAAATCGGGTACCTTTTTTTAAATATAAATTCGGATGTCTCAATTATTCGGGATATTATATAAGATCAGGCATTTCTTTATGTTTCTGTTTTTGCAGATAGCATGCTTTTATCTTATTGGAAAAAATAGTGTTTATTGGGATGTAACTTTTTTCAATTCGACCAATAATGCTGTTGCCAAATCAATGGCCGTTTCTCAAAGTATCAAAGAGTTTATTAATCTGAGTGATATAAATGGACAATTGGTATCTGAGAACAAAAATTTGAGGGAAGAACTTACCAAATTACAGGAGTTTAATTCGCTTGCTAATACAGGTTATAAGACTGATTCGAATAAAGCCCGGAGGTATGAATATTTAGTCGCCAAAGTAATTTCCGGCACCCAAAATTTAACGGACAACTATATCACTATTGACAAAGGTACAAAACATGGACTTAAACCCGGTATGGGGGTGATTTGTCCTCAGGGGGTAGTTGGGCAGATAATGTCTTGCAACGAAGAATACAGCAGGGTATCCACGATATTGCACTCCTCGCTTTCGGTTTCAGCAGAAATACTCAATAATAAGCTTAGAAAAGAAAAAATCACTGCTTTGGGAATTGGAAGTTGGCCAGGAATAAATTCCCGAATTATTAAACTTTCAACTGTTGATAGATTTAAGACCATTTCGAAAGGCGACAGTGTTGTAACATCGGCTCAAAATTCTATTTTTCCGTCAAAAATAATGATTGGGCATATCAGTAAAATTAATACTGTACCCAATGATGCATTCTATGAAATTAGTGTCAGACTTTCGACTGATTTTTCGAGTTTGATGTATGTATATGTGGTTAATAACAAGTTGATTGATAAGCAAAATCAGGTTGAAGAAATAATTGTAGATAAGTGAACACCCAGAATTTATTCAAAATAATCGGAAGCATTTTGC
The sequence above is a segment of the Cytophagaceae bacterium genome. Coding sequences within it:
- a CDS encoding rod shape-determining protein; the protein is MAGFFSFLTSDIAIDLGTANTLIIYKDQIVVDEPSIIALDKVSGKVLAIGHKAMQMHEKTNENIKTIRPLKDGVIADFTAAELMIRGLIKMIPTGRNLFFSPSHRMVICIPSGITEVEKRAVKDSAEHAGAKEVYMVHEPIAAAIGIGIDIEQPNGSMIVDIGGGTTEIAVIALSGIVCESSVRIAGDLFTRDIVDYMRREHNLLIGERSAEFIKIQVGSALPDLENPPADIEIRGRDLMTGIPKEIKVTYSEIAYALDKSISKIEEAIMRALEMSPPELSADIYENGIYLSGGGALLHGLDKRLEVKTKLPIHVADDPLKAVVRGTGEVLKNIGKYQAVLVQ
- a CDS encoding MerC domain-containing protein — its product is MLKKIRKHTHLLHKTGMFLSFLCLIHCLSMPFIVTLLPFVAKNFISHTTEVILMGGSLLIAVNLLIKDYKIHHNKKPVVLMIIAAILQFSGFFLLPENFETPFVVTGSLLLAWAYVSNWQMHQKSCSKPFTLIYFFYKTALFSEEKC
- the mreC gene encoding rod shape-determining protein MreC, whose product is MSQLFGILYKIRHFFMFLFLQIACFYLIGKNSVYWDVTFFNSTNNAVAKSMAVSQSIKEFINLSDINGQLVSENKNLREELTKLQEFNSLANTGYKTDSNKARRYEYLVAKVISGTQNLTDNYITIDKGTKHGLKPGMGVICPQGVVGQIMSCNEEYSRVSTILHSSLSVSAEILNNKLRKEKITALGIGSWPGINSRIIKLSTVDRFKTISKGDSVVTSAQNSIFPSKIMIGHISKINTVPNDAFYEISVRLSTDFSSLMYVYVVNNKLIDKQNQVEEIIVDK
- a CDS encoding acetyl-CoA C-acyltransferase; this encodes MNAYIIDGYRSPVGKAPKGVFRFTRPDDLAAEVIKHLLSKVPSLDPTRVDDIIVGNAVPEAEQGMQMARYISLLALGKTVPGITINRYCGSGVEAIAMAAGKIAAGMADCIIAGGTESMSMVPTTGFKTALNYNIASNNPDYYVGMGLTAENVAQKYQIGRGEQDEFAYQSHQKALNAQKEGYFDSGIVPITVKETYFDAESGKKKTREYTVAKDEGPRADTSREALAKLKPVFSAGGSVTAGNSSQTSDGAAFVIVMSERLMKELGLNPIARMMAYAVAGCEPSLMGIGPVFAVPKALTQAGLKLADIDQIELNEAFASQSLAVVKELGIDPAKLNPNGGAIALGHALGSTGARLSVQLFNEMRRRNQKYGMVTACVGGGQGVAGIYELL
- a CDS encoding 3-hydroxyacyl-CoA dehydrogenase/enoyl-CoA hydratase family protein, which codes for MKKAIKKVAVLGAGIMGSRIALHYANIGCEVLLLDMVPAEPNDAEKTKGLDNTHPAVRNRIVNELFQAAVKASPSPVYNQSSVARVKLGNFDDDMPKIKEVDWIIEVVVEKLLIKKLIYDKVEAHRKPGTLVTSNTSGIPIHLMSEGRSEDFQQNFCGTHFFNPPRYLRLLEIIPGPKTNPEIIDFLMSYGDLYLGKQTVLCKDTPAFIANRLGIYAMVQTIRATEELGLTIEQVDKLTGSIVGRPKSGSFRLSDVVGLDTTVNVCNNLLAGLQNDESIEAFKLPAIMQKLYDNKWLGDKTGQGFYKKTKDENGKTVILGIDFNTLDYRPAEKVKFATLETTKGIDTVAGRIPVLLKGTDKAGQFYRKTFADAFKYATMRIPEIADELYKVDDAICAGFGWQLGLFATADAVGVKAFVEMMEAENQKPAQWVYEMLAAGCESFYKLESGKKLYYDINSKSYKTIPGTESFIILDNIRKTNVVWKNAGASIFDLGDGILGVEFQSKMNTLGAEPIEALNKGFALAEKDFRGLVIGNDSQEAFSAGANLAMLFMFAVEQEYDEIDLMIAQFQETMMRARYSSIPVVTAVHTLALGGGCEMNLHADKVVAAAETYMGLVELGVGLIPAGGGTKEMALRASDIYQPGDAELNILQNAFMNIAQAKVSTSAKEAFDMNYMKTGRDQIVLNRSRLIAEAKQAAIELAENGYTQPTRRTDVKVQGKTGIALFKAGIKSMRMANYITDHDALIAEKLAYVICGGDLSYPQLVSEKYLLELEREAFLSLCGERKTMERMQGLLSGGKPPRN